A single Henriciella sp. AS95 DNA region contains:
- a CDS encoding multidrug effflux MFS transporter, which translates to MQTTSETLPAAGLARPTLPLPVWEFVGMIAAMMALNALAIDTMLPALHEIAQSYSLQSENDQQLVIFAYVLGFGAPQLIFGPVSDSVGRKKIVMSCVLAYTITGFACMFATSFTMLLATRFLQGIAASGIRVIAVSVVRDLMGGRAMARLMSLVMTVFMVVPILAPSIGQGVMLFAPWQWTFGVLGIAGILMMVWIGLRLPETLPAEDRPPLNFLGSFRAYKQVIMTRVTLGYMCASGVIFGALFSYVASSEQVFRDVFDKPDTFVLWFAGIAGALSVANFMNSRIVERIGMRRVSHTVLLGFIVLAIVNTLAMMYFGEKLIIFYPLFALTFACFGLIGANFSALAMEPLGRIAGTGSAAYGFMTTTVASFFGWMVASRFDGSVVPILEGYIGLGLACLAIVLFTERGKLFGSRDDP; encoded by the coding sequence ATGCAAACCACATCCGAGACACTTCCGGCGGCAGGACTGGCCCGCCCGACCCTGCCATTACCGGTCTGGGAGTTCGTCGGCATGATTGCGGCGATGATGGCGCTGAATGCGCTTGCCATCGATACGATGCTGCCCGCCCTGCACGAGATTGCACAGTCCTATTCGCTGCAGAGTGAAAACGACCAGCAATTGGTGATCTTCGCTTATGTGCTTGGCTTCGGCGCGCCGCAGCTGATCTTCGGACCGGTCTCAGACAGTGTGGGGCGCAAGAAAATCGTGATGAGCTGCGTGCTCGCCTACACGATTACGGGCTTTGCCTGCATGTTCGCGACGAGCTTCACCATGCTGCTCGCGACCCGGTTCCTGCAGGGGATCGCGGCCTCCGGCATCCGGGTGATCGCCGTTTCAGTGGTTCGCGACCTGATGGGCGGGCGCGCCATGGCGCGGCTCATGTCGCTGGTCATGACAGTGTTCATGGTGGTTCCGATCCTCGCGCCGTCGATCGGACAAGGCGTGATGCTGTTTGCCCCCTGGCAGTGGACATTCGGCGTGCTGGGCATTGCCGGTATCCTGATGATGGTCTGGATTGGCCTGCGCCTGCCGGAAACGCTGCCGGCCGAAGATCGCCCCCCTCTCAATTTCCTGGGATCGTTCCGCGCCTATAAGCAGGTCATCATGACGCGCGTGACACTTGGCTATATGTGCGCGAGCGGTGTCATCTTTGGTGCGCTCTTTTCCTATGTGGCCTCGTCCGAACAGGTCTTCCGGGATGTCTTCGACAAGCCGGATACCTTTGTTCTGTGGTTCGCCGGGATTGCGGGCGCGCTATCGGTGGCGAACTTCATGAATTCGCGGATCGTGGAGCGGATTGGGATGCGCCGGGTCAGCCACACCGTGCTGCTTGGCTTCATCGTTCTGGCCATCGTCAACACGCTCGCCATGATGTATTTCGGTGAGAAGCTCATTATCTTCTATCCGCTCTTTGCGCTGACATTCGCCTGTTTTGGCTTGATCGGCGCGAACTTCTCGGCGCTCGCCATGGAGCCGCTTGGCAGGATCGCCGGGACGGGCTCTGCGGCGTATGGGTTCATGACGACGACGGTTGCGAGCTTTTTCGGATGGATGGTGGCCAGCCGCTTCGACGGCAGCGTCGTGCCCATCCTGGAAGGCTATATCGGGCTGGGGCTGGCCTGTCTGGCGATCGTCCTATTCACCGAACGCGGCAAGCTGTTCGGATCACGCGACGACCCCTAG
- the rimK gene encoding 30S ribosomal protein S6--L-glutamate ligase, whose protein sequence is MGETLELGWEEWLALPDLGLPAIKAKVDTGAKTSALHAEVIESFGDTASPKVRFLIRPDPDNPKLEHVCTAPVVDRRDVTSSNGQTELRYVIATDMLIGGMRRSIEITLTNRETMAYRMLLGRSAFGDYTAVIPDRSFIQPKLSFDLYDSVKSLKPKTRPLRLALLTREPDNYSSKRFAEIGRERGHLVDVINTSRCYMKIEARAPEIHYDGKKLPFYDAVIPRIGASMTNYGMAVLRQFEAMGAWCLNPPSSIGASRDKLLAHQLLSNAGIAMPVTAFAHSPKDTKDLVGLVGSGPVVLKLLESTQGRGVVLADTKKAAESLVDAFRGLDANFLVQEFVKEAAGADVRCLVIGGRVVAAMKRQAQEGEFRSNLHRGGEARSIKLTADERKIAVAAAKRLGLNFAGVDILQSKNGPVVLEVNSSPGLEGIEKASGKNVTSNVIRLIEQRVRTLGKRRGVSA, encoded by the coding sequence ATGGGTGAGACTCTCGAACTTGGCTGGGAAGAATGGCTTGCTCTGCCTGACCTTGGCCTTCCCGCAATCAAGGCAAAAGTCGACACGGGCGCGAAGACCTCTGCTTTGCATGCCGAAGTGATTGAAAGCTTCGGCGATACGGCCAGCCCAAAAGTACGATTCCTGATCCGGCCCGATCCTGACAATCCCAAGCTGGAACATGTCTGCACAGCGCCCGTCGTCGACCGGCGCGACGTGACAAGCTCCAACGGCCAGACCGAACTGCGCTACGTCATCGCGACCGACATGCTGATCGGCGGCATGCGCCGGTCCATTGAGATCACGCTGACCAATCGTGAGACCATGGCCTACCGGATGTTGCTCGGCCGCTCGGCTTTTGGTGACTACACCGCCGTCATCCCCGACCGCTCTTTCATCCAGCCGAAACTCAGCTTCGATCTCTATGACAGCGTCAAGTCGCTCAAGCCGAAGACGCGGCCGCTTCGTCTCGCCCTTTTGACCCGCGAACCGGACAATTATTCCTCAAAGCGCTTCGCCGAAATCGGACGGGAGCGGGGCCATCTGGTCGACGTCATCAATACGTCCCGCTGCTATATGAAGATCGAGGCCCGCGCGCCCGAAATCCACTATGATGGCAAGAAGCTGCCTTTCTATGACGCCGTGATTCCGCGCATCGGGGCATCCATGACCAATTACGGCATGGCGGTCCTGCGCCAGTTCGAGGCGATGGGCGCCTGGTGCCTTAATCCGCCATCATCCATCGGAGCCTCTCGCGACAAGCTTCTGGCTCATCAGCTTCTGTCAAATGCTGGTATTGCGATGCCGGTGACCGCCTTCGCGCACTCGCCAAAGGATACAAAGGACCTTGTTGGTCTTGTCGGGTCCGGGCCGGTGGTTCTGAAACTGCTCGAGTCGACGCAGGGCCGCGGTGTCGTGCTGGCCGACACGAAGAAGGCCGCCGAGAGCCTTGTCGATGCCTTCCGCGGGCTGGACGCAAACTTTCTTGTGCAGGAGTTCGTGAAGGAAGCGGCCGGCGCGGATGTGCGCTGCCTGGTGATTGGCGGGCGCGTGGTGGCCGCCATGAAGCGCCAGGCGCAGGAAGGCGAGTTCCGCTCCAATCTGCACCGCGGCGGCGAAGCCCGGTCGATCAAACTGACGGCTGACGAGCGCAAGATCGCTGTCGCCGCTGCCAAGCGGCTTGGTCTCAACTTCGCTGGCGTTGATATCCTGCAGTCGAAGAATGGCCCGGTCGTGCTGGAAGTGAACTCCTCGCCGGGCCTCGAAGGCATCGAGAAAGCCAGCGGCAAGAACGTCACCAGCAATGTCATTCGCCTGATCGAACAGCGTGTGCGGACCCTCGGCAAACGGCGCGGCGTTAGCGCCTAG
- the mltF gene encoding membrane-bound lytic murein transglycosylase MltF, whose product MKNKARIGLVAGATILSGLVLTQCQPSEDAAIVTDSTTIDSIREGGELVVLTLESPTTYRRSAEVEEGYEIDIVQEFADSIGVKPRYVVMDNVEDLIQAIEDGRGHIGAAGLTMTEARSARVKFGPAYKNVEEAVVCHQKGPAPTSLEALSDVKLTVLAGSSYVETLQALKADHAGLNWATRRAGSAMPMLSAVAMRRVDCTISDSHLAEYARRLYPDLIIPMTVSDDRPLGWIYNQKIGGMDTALKGWFAQQHTNGYLEELDEHWFGHLDEFDYVEVLRFVERVEDRLPEFKNYFQAAAATTEFDWHLLAAQAYQESHWDPDAVSGTGVRGLMMLTLPTAKELGVKDRTDPAQSVEGGARYLQRLYERVPDAVQGEDRLWFALAAYNVGMGHIYDARRIAERKGLDKNSWDDLRTVLPLLSKPEYYKSVKHGYARGHEPVRYVRKVRDYYNMLRANVPV is encoded by the coding sequence ATGAAAAACAAAGCTCGCATTGGCCTTGTAGCCGGCGCGACCATCCTTTCAGGGCTCGTCCTGACACAGTGTCAGCCCTCCGAAGATGCAGCGATCGTTACAGATTCAACGACAATTGACTCCATCCGTGAGGGTGGAGAACTGGTCGTGTTGACCCTCGAAAGTCCGACCACGTATCGCAGGTCCGCTGAGGTAGAAGAAGGCTATGAAATCGATATCGTGCAGGAATTCGCCGACAGTATCGGCGTCAAACCTCGCTATGTCGTCATGGATAATGTCGAGGATCTGATCCAGGCGATCGAGGATGGACGCGGCCATATTGGCGCCGCCGGTCTGACCATGACCGAAGCGCGCTCAGCCCGCGTCAAATTCGGCCCCGCCTACAAGAATGTCGAAGAAGCCGTGGTTTGCCATCAGAAAGGCCCTGCGCCGACCAGCCTGGAAGCGCTGAGCGACGTCAAGCTGACCGTGCTGGCGGGCTCTTCCTATGTGGAAACCCTGCAGGCGCTCAAAGCGGACCATGCCGGGCTCAACTGGGCGACGCGGCGGGCCGGGTCTGCCATGCCGATGCTGAGCGCGGTCGCCATGCGGCGCGTCGATTGCACCATTTCCGACTCTCACCTCGCCGAATATGCGCGCCGGCTCTATCCCGACCTCATCATCCCGATGACGGTGAGCGATGACCGCCCCCTCGGCTGGATCTACAATCAGAAGATTGGCGGCATGGATACAGCCCTGAAAGGCTGGTTCGCGCAGCAGCACACGAATGGCTATCTGGAAGAGCTGGACGAACACTGGTTCGGCCATCTGGATGAGTTCGACTATGTCGAGGTGCTACGCTTTGTCGAGCGCGTCGAGGACCGGCTGCCGGAGTTCAAGAATTATTTCCAGGCCGCCGCAGCCACCACCGAATTTGACTGGCACCTGCTGGCCGCCCAGGCCTATCAGGAAAGCCATTGGGACCCTGACGCCGTCAGCGGCACGGGCGTGCGCGGTCTGATGATGCTGACCTTGCCCACAGCCAAGGAGCTTGGCGTCAAGGATCGCACCGATCCGGCTCAAAGCGTGGAAGGCGGCGCGCGGTATTTGCAGCGGCTGTATGAGCGCGTCCCGGACGCCGTACAGGGCGAAGACCGTCTCTGGTTTGCCCTGGCAGCCTATAATGTCGGCATGGGCCACATCTATGATGCGCGCCGCATTGCCGAGCGCAAAGGCCTCGACAAGAATAGCTGGGACGATCTTCGCACCGTTCTGCCCCTGCTCAGCAAGCCGGAATACTATAAGAGCGTGAAGCACGGTTATGCGCGCGGCCATGAGCCGGTGCGCTATGTCCGCAAGGTGCGTGACTACTACAATATGCTACGGGCGAACGTGCCGGTTTAG
- a CDS encoding protein meaA, producing the protein MTNKAFQHDRDRPWIFRTYAGHSTAEKSNALYRSNLARGQTGLSIAFDLPTQTAFDSDHILSKGEVGKVGVPVSHLGDMRKLFDGLPLDEMNTSMTINAPAAWLLALYVALADERGDDRAKLRGTTQNDIIKEYLSRGTYVFPPEPSMRLISDMVSWCYTEVPKWNPLNVCSYHLQEAGATPQQELAYALATACAVLDAVKAGGQVPEKDFEIVFGRISFFVNAGVRFVTELCKMRAFVDLWEEIGRERYGVTDPKALRFRYGVQVNSLGLTEQQPENNVYRILIEALAVTLSKRARCRALQLPAWNEALGLPRPWDQQWSLRLQQILAFETDLLEFEDLFDGSHVVDGKTEELKAGARAELAKIDEMGGAVEAVSYMKESLVGAHVDRIRAIESGDLTVVAVNKYVETAESPLSAGEKTIETVDPMMEAEQVRNLNEWRKQRDNGAAEAALAALKAAAQSGENIMEPSIAAAKAGVTTGEWGGALRDVFGEYRGPTGVAVVVETGGDEDIEATRKRVDKVSEDLGRRLTYVLGKPGLDGHSNGAEQIASRARACGMDVIYEGIRFTPSEIVAQAKEADAHVIGLSILSGSHLDLVRDTIAEMRKAGLENTPLVVGGIIPPEDERALKQMGIRRVYTPKDFKITDIMSDVVDVVEEAWLEKV; encoded by the coding sequence ATGACAAATAAAGCGTTTCAACATGATCGCGACCGACCCTGGATCTTTCGCACCTATGCGGGCCATTCCACGGCGGAAAAATCCAATGCGCTTTACCGGTCAAACCTGGCCCGCGGCCAGACCGGCCTCTCCATTGCCTTCGATCTGCCAACCCAGACCGCTTTTGACAGCGATCATATCCTGTCCAAGGGCGAGGTCGGCAAGGTCGGCGTGCCGGTCAGCCATCTCGGCGATATGCGCAAGCTTTTCGATGGCCTGCCGCTGGATGAGATGAACACCTCCATGACGATCAACGCGCCGGCCGCCTGGCTGCTCGCGCTCTATGTCGCGCTCGCCGACGAGCGCGGCGATGACCGCGCCAAGCTTCGCGGCACGACACAGAACGATATCATCAAGGAGTATCTCTCGCGCGGTACCTATGTCTTTCCGCCAGAGCCAAGCATGCGCCTCATCTCGGACATGGTGAGCTGGTGCTATACCGAGGTTCCAAAATGGAACCCGCTTAATGTCTGTTCCTATCACCTTCAGGAAGCCGGTGCGACGCCGCAGCAGGAGCTGGCTTATGCGCTCGCAACGGCCTGCGCCGTGCTCGATGCGGTGAAAGCAGGCGGACAAGTTCCGGAAAAGGACTTTGAAATCGTGTTCGGCCGCATCTCCTTCTTCGTGAATGCCGGCGTCCGTTTCGTAACGGAACTTTGTAAGATGCGCGCCTTCGTCGACCTCTGGGAAGAGATTGGCCGTGAGCGCTATGGTGTCACTGATCCCAAGGCGCTGCGCTTCCGCTATGGCGTGCAGGTCAACTCGCTCGGCCTGACAGAGCAGCAGCCGGAAAACAATGTCTACCGTATCCTCATAGAGGCGCTCGCCGTCACGCTTTCCAAGCGCGCCCGCTGCCGCGCCCTGCAGCTGCCAGCCTGGAACGAAGCGCTCGGCCTGCCGCGCCCCTGGGACCAGCAATGGTCGCTCCGCCTGCAGCAGATCCTCGCCTTCGAAACAGACCTCCTCGAATTCGAAGACCTCTTCGACGGCTCCCACGTCGTTGATGGCAAAACCGAAGAATTGAAAGCCGGCGCCCGAGCCGAGCTTGCGAAGATTGACGAGATGGGCGGGGCCGTGGAGGCCGTGTCCTATATGAAGGAAAGCCTGGTCGGGGCGCATGTCGACCGCATTCGCGCCATCGAGAGCGGCGACCTGACCGTCGTTGCCGTCAACAAATACGTCGAGACCGCTGAAAGTCCGCTCAGCGCTGGCGAAAAGACGATCGAAACCGTTGATCCGATGATGGAGGCCGAACAGGTCCGCAACCTCAATGAATGGCGCAAACAGCGCGACAATGGCGCGGCCGAAGCCGCGCTCGCAGCCCTCAAAGCCGCTGCCCAGTCCGGTGAGAATATCATGGAGCCCTCCATCGCCGCCGCCAAGGCTGGCGTGACCACGGGCGAATGGGGCGGGGCGCTGCGAGACGTCTTCGGCGAATATCGCGGACCAACCGGCGTCGCGGTCGTTGTCGAAACCGGCGGCGATGAAGACATCGAAGCCACCCGCAAGCGCGTCGACAAGGTCTCCGAGGACCTCGGCCGGCGCCTCACCTATGTCCTCGGCAAGCCCGGCCTCGACGGTCACTCAAACGGCGCCGAACAGATTGCCAGCCGCGCCCGCGCCTGCGGCATGGATGTCATCTATGAGGGTATCCGTTTCACGCCATCAGAGATCGTCGCGCAGGCAAAAGAGGCCGACGCACATGTCATCGGCCTCTCAATTCTGTCAGGCAGCCATCTTGATCTTGTTCGCGACACAATCGCCGAAATGCGCAAGGCGGGGCTTGAGAACACGCCGCTTGTCGTCGGCGGTATCATCCCGCCCGAAGATGAGCGCGCCCTCAAACAGATGGGCATCCGCCGCGTCTACACCCCAAAGGATTTCAAGATCACAGACATCATGAGTGATGTGGTTGACGTTGTCGAAGAAGCGTGGCTCGAGAAGGTCTAA
- a CDS encoding SemiSWEET transporter has product MADYIGSVAAFLTTASFLPQAILVLRTRNTEGLSLIMYAMFTAGITCWLVYGLMIQSLPITVANAITVVLAAIILSIKIRNTVTARRGHSEPLI; this is encoded by the coding sequence ATGGCAGACTATATCGGCAGCGTTGCCGCCTTTCTGACAACGGCCTCCTTCCTGCCGCAGGCGATCCTGGTGCTGCGCACGCGGAATACTGAGGGCCTCTCTCTCATCATGTATGCCATGTTCACTGCGGGCATCACGTGCTGGCTGGTCTACGGCCTCATGATACAGAGCCTGCCGATCACGGTTGCCAATGCGATCACCGTGGTGCTGGCTGCCATCATTCTCAGCATCAAGATCCGCAATACGGTCACGGCACGGCGCGGACACAGCGAACCGCTGATCTAG
- a CDS encoding GntR family transcriptional regulator has product MSRLTPTTLSGAAIDNVRNAILEGELPDGERVNEVHLSETLGVSRTPLREALNRLVSEGLLTFRARHGYYVPPLTLEGFEAEYGIRPILDVAALKLQGLPGAETIDTLKALNRDFLAAPTTTGRIDVDDAFHIELIKDCGNPVLLTMIRQQMVRTRRFEFAYLREQAHTTEAADEHAAIMAALEAGDLDAACAALHANLTSCLDPLRDWLRSRPTPTKG; this is encoded by the coding sequence ATGAGTAGGCTGACCCCCACAACGCTGTCCGGCGCGGCAATCGACAATGTGCGCAATGCCATTCTCGAAGGCGAGCTGCCGGATGGCGAGCGGGTCAATGAGGTGCATCTTTCAGAGACTTTGGGCGTCAGCCGCACGCCCCTGCGCGAGGCGCTCAACCGGCTTGTGTCCGAAGGCCTGCTGACGTTCAGGGCCCGGCACGGCTATTACGTGCCGCCGCTGACGCTCGAAGGGTTTGAGGCCGAATATGGCATCCGACCGATCCTCGATGTGGCCGCGCTGAAGCTGCAGGGCCTGCCCGGCGCAGAAACGATAGACACACTGAAGGCGCTGAACCGCGATTTCCTCGCCGCGCCGACAACGACCGGGCGGATTGATGTGGATGACGCCTTTCACATCGAGCTGATCAAGGACTGTGGAAACCCCGTCCTGTTGACGATGATCCGCCAGCAAATGGTGCGCACGCGCCGGTTCGAGTTCGCCTATCTGCGCGAGCAGGCCCACACGACAGAAGCCGCCGATGAGCATGCAGCCATCATGGCGGCGCTGGAGGCGGGCGATCTCGACGCCGCCTGCGCTGCCCTGCACGCCAACCTCACCTCATGCCTCGACCCGCTTCGGGACTGGCTGAGATCACGCCCCACCCCCACTAAAGGATAG
- a CDS encoding serine hydrolase, with translation MTRLFPFACAAALAASMSFPACSQIAARTTGEAVYDAELTEAISEAVKPVIAPQTTSILVMQSDDVLLEMYPGDGAPDLLNNTRSATKTVVAMAVGAAIEDGYFKSVDDKVWPLLEDKAPEGAGDALTHEMTLRDLMTMSSALHCNDSEDTPGNENYMHEQEVWLPWALSLPSSPGWSRDESGLGPWRYCTVGSFLVGQAIEAASGVKVDEYVRQKIFEPLNIEDYEWFYSPGGEVQTGGGLELTARDLAKLGKLLTDGGVWKGEQVLPAEWVDEMMTVHRRRSDGKGYGYLIWQQEHETSCGPVDAWFMSGNGGNRVLSLKSLDAVVVLTRQAYNTRGMHQQTDDLLEDYIIPPLTCAAD, from the coding sequence ATGACCCGCCTGTTTCCATTCGCCTGCGCCGCTGCGCTGGCGGCTTCAATGTCGTTTCCAGCCTGCAGCCAGATAGCGGCCAGAACGACTGGCGAAGCTGTCTATGACGCCGAATTGACCGAAGCGATTAGCGAGGCCGTGAAGCCGGTCATCGCCCCGCAGACGACGAGCATTCTCGTCATGCAGAGCGACGATGTCCTGCTGGAGATGTATCCGGGGGACGGCGCACCCGACCTGCTTAATAATACGCGTTCGGCAACCAAGACGGTCGTCGCCATGGCGGTCGGCGCGGCGATCGAGGACGGGTATTTCAAATCGGTGGACGACAAGGTGTGGCCGCTTCTGGAAGATAAAGCCCCTGAAGGCGCAGGCGATGCGCTGACCCACGAGATGACACTGCGCGACCTGATGACGATGTCGTCGGCGCTGCATTGCAATGACAGTGAGGATACGCCCGGAAACGAGAACTATATGCACGAGCAGGAGGTCTGGCTGCCCTGGGCGCTCAGCCTGCCGTCTTCCCCCGGCTGGTCACGAGACGAAAGCGGGCTTGGGCCCTGGCGCTATTGCACCGTGGGGTCGTTCCTGGTGGGCCAGGCGATCGAAGCCGCATCTGGCGTGAAGGTGGATGAGTATGTTCGGCAGAAGATTTTCGAGCCGCTGAACATCGAAGACTATGAGTGGTTTTACTCGCCCGGCGGCGAGGTTCAGACGGGCGGCGGGCTGGAGCTGACGGCGCGCGATCTTGCCAAACTCGGCAAGCTGCTGACCGATGGCGGCGTCTGGAAAGGCGAGCAGGTTCTGCCGGCCGAGTGGGTCGATGAGATGATGACCGTCCACCGCCGCAGATCTGACGGCAAGGGCTATGGCTATCTGATCTGGCAGCAAGAGCATGAGACATCGTGCGGACCGGTGGATGCCTGGTTCATGTCCGGCAATGGCGGCAATCGCGTCCTGTCGCTCAAGTCACTCGACGCCGTCGTCGTCCTGACCCGGCAGGCTTACAATACGCGCGGCATGCACCAGCAGACCGACGACCTGCTTGAAGACTATATTATACCGCCACTGACCTGCGCGGCTGACTAA
- a CDS encoding aminotransferase class IV has protein sequence MGPAKWVYLNGEFCPASEAMVSPFDRGFLFAHAAYEVTAVFNRTLIDFSGHVARLQRTLDGIDVPVAWSAGELEAIHEALIDRNALVEGFVYLHVSAGAYGARDFAGPETLQPSLFLFCEARQLIGEKARDGVKSTLVEDQRWKRRDYKTTQLLSQALAYRQAAKLGRFSAILHEDGFVTEAASANLWVVLPGDRLVTRNLGHQILPGVTRQSVLDKLEAGGLAVEQRAVTVEELSGASEVFTTSATGLVLPIIDIDGTPVGTGRPGPVTRRVQSLYYKAMGADIAARAPWLIEATAR, from the coding sequence ATGGGGCCGGCTAAATGGGTTTATCTGAACGGCGAGTTCTGTCCCGCGTCCGAAGCAATGGTTTCGCCTTTCGACAGGGGATTCCTGTTTGCGCACGCCGCCTATGAAGTCACAGCTGTGTTTAATCGCACGCTCATCGATTTTTCCGGCCATGTGGCGCGCCTGCAACGCACGCTGGATGGAATTGACGTGCCGGTCGCCTGGTCTGCCGGTGAGCTTGAAGCCATCCATGAGGCGCTGATCGACCGAAATGCGCTTGTTGAGGGCTTTGTCTACCTGCATGTCTCGGCAGGGGCCTATGGCGCCCGCGACTTTGCCGGTCCGGAAACGTTGCAGCCTTCGCTTTTCCTGTTCTGTGAAGCCCGCCAGCTGATCGGCGAAAAGGCGCGCGATGGCGTCAAATCCACCCTGGTCGAGGACCAGCGCTGGAAGCGGCGCGATTACAAGACCACACAGCTCCTCTCGCAGGCGCTTGCCTATCGCCAGGCGGCAAAGCTCGGCCGTTTCTCGGCCATCCTGCATGAAGACGGCTTCGTCACAGAGGCGGCCTCGGCCAATCTCTGGGTCGTGCTGCCCGGAGATCGGCTCGTGACACGCAATCTGGGGCACCAGATCCTGCCCGGCGTCACGCGCCAGTCAGTCCTCGACAAACTCGAAGCGGGCGGCCTTGCCGTCGAACAGCGCGCCGTCACCGTGGAAGAGCTGTCAGGCGCAAGCGAGGTCTTCACCACCTCTGCCACCGGCCTTGTCCTGCCCATTATCGACATTGATGGCACGCCGGTCGGGACAGGCCGTCCGGGCCCTGTGACGCGGCGGGTGCAGTCGCTCTACTACAAGGCCATGGGCGCCGACATTGCTGCCCGCGCCCCCTGGCTGATCGAAGCGACGGCGCGCTAG
- the ccrA gene encoding crotonyl-CoA carboxylase/reductase, with the protein MTTATIAREKKDIYELGEIPPEFHVPKLMYAWAIRRERHGRPSTAMQIEQVPVPEIDSDEVLVLVMAAGVNYNGIWAGLGEPISPFDVHKADFHIAGSDASGIVWAVGRKVTRVKPGDEVVIHCNQDDGDDEECNGGDPMFSPSQRIWGYETPDGSFAQFCRVQARQCMPRPKHLTWEESACYTLTLATAYRMLFGHRPHIVKPGNNVLVWGASGGLGSFGVQLCAVTGAHALGVVSDPDKFDFVYSMGAKGVINRKDFDCWGQLPTVNGPEFTNYMRESRKFGKAIWEITGKKDVDIVFEHPGESTFPVSVFVVKRGGMVVICAGTTGFNLTMDARFLWMRQKRVQGSHFANLAQASAANQLVIDRRIDPCMSEVFSWEDIPAAHEKMLDNKHLPGNMAVLVTSPKPGLRTVEDVLAVSGQA; encoded by the coding sequence ATGACTACCGCGACAATTGCTCGTGAAAAGAAAGATATTTACGAACTCGGCGAGATTCCGCCGGAGTTCCACGTCCCGAAACTGATGTACGCCTGGGCGATCCGGCGCGAACGTCATGGGCGCCCATCCACTGCGATGCAGATCGAACAGGTCCCTGTTCCGGAAATCGATTCCGATGAGGTTCTGGTGCTCGTGATGGCCGCTGGCGTCAACTATAATGGCATCTGGGCCGGGCTTGGTGAGCCAATCTCGCCGTTCGACGTCCACAAGGCAGACTTCCACATTGCAGGCTCCGACGCCTCCGGCATCGTCTGGGCGGTTGGCCGCAAGGTCACCCGCGTGAAGCCGGGCGACGAGGTTGTCATCCACTGTAACCAGGATGATGGCGACGATGAGGAATGTAATGGCGGCGACCCGATGTTCTCGCCGTCCCAGCGCATCTGGGGCTATGAGACGCCGGATGGCTCCTTCGCGCAGTTCTGCCGCGTGCAGGCGCGCCAGTGCATGCCGCGTCCAAAGCATCTGACCTGGGAAGAAAGCGCCTGCTATACGCTGACGCTCGCCACCGCTTACCGCATGCTGTTCGGCCATCGCCCACACATTGTGAAGCCGGGCAATAACGTCCTCGTCTGGGGCGCATCCGGCGGGCTTGGCTCGTTCGGTGTCCAGCTTTGCGCGGTGACCGGGGCGCACGCGCTCGGCGTGGTGTCTGATCCCGACAAGTTTGATTTCGTCTACTCGATGGGCGCCAAAGGCGTCATCAACCGGAAAGATTTCGATTGCTGGGGGCAACTGCCGACCGTGAACGGGCCGGAATTCACCAACTATATGCGCGAAAGCCGGAAATTCGGTAAGGCCATCTGGGAAATCACCGGCAAGAAAGACGTCGACATCGTCTTTGAACACCCGGGCGAAAGCACGTTTCCAGTGTCTGTCTTCGTCGTGAAGCGCGGCGGCATGGTCGTGATCTGCGCCGGCACGACAGGCTTTAACCTGACCATGGATGCGCGCTTCCTCTGGATGCGCCAGAAGCGGGTTCAGGGGTCCCACTTTGCCAACCTCGCTCAGGCATCAGCGGCAAACCAGCTCGTCATCGACCGCCGGATTGATCCGTGCATGTCGGAAGTCTTCTCCTGGGAAGATATCCCGGCCGCGCACGAGAAGATGCTCGATAACAAGCACCTTCCCGGCAATATGGCCGTGCTCGTCACCTCGCCGAAGCCCGGCCTTCGCACGGTTGAAGACGTGCTGGCGGTGTCCGGACAGGCCTAA